One window from the genome of Pyrobaculum ferrireducens encodes:
- a CDS encoding DUF6884 domain-containing protein, which translates to MYAVVTNCTREKLDFASPARDLYRGPSVQRVVKVVDEARSQGMPVSLYIISARYGLVGEHDVLEPYDETLSGKSHEEIKRWARAVGLHTAFRRLAEANKVILVVTKAYYIAVEDVACQYDVYVLAPFRACGRWIKTGNFDRHIALRKLLKSLWSSASPEGTRRRRRGSGDRE; encoded by the coding sequence GTGTATGCGGTTGTTACTAACTGTACTAGAGAGAAGCTCGATTTCGCAAGTCCGGCTAGGGATCTCTACAGAGGGCCGTCGGTGCAGAGAGTGGTGAAGGTTGTCGACGAGGCCAGGTCACAGGGGATGCCCGTCTCTCTCTACATAATATCCGCACGCTACGGGCTGGTTGGGGAGCACGACGTGCTTGAGCCCTACGACGAGACTCTCAGCGGGAAGAGCCACGAGGAGATTAAGAGGTGGGCCCGCGCCGTGGGGTTGCACACGGCGTTTCGGAGGCTGGCGGAGGCAAACAAGGTGATTCTGGTGGTCACCAAGGCGTACTACATCGCGGTGGAAGACGTGGCGTGTCAATACGATGTGTACGTCCTAGCGCCTTTTAGGGCATGCGGGAGGTGGATAAAGACGGGCAACTTCGACAGACACATAGCGTTGAGAAAGTTGCTGAAGTCGCTCTGGTCGTCGGCCTCCCCAGAGGGCACCCGGCGACGGCGCAGAGGTTCTGGAGATAGAGAGTAG
- a CDS encoding radical SAM/SPASM domain-containing protein, giving the protein MIPISVMVTGVGTTSFRVKGRFGVDRPSDFSAPFRPIVSWNITRRCNLKCIHCYIDAGPAEAGELSTREALDVVDQMAEVGVPLILFTGGEPLTRPDFFEIAGYARERGIRLVLSTNGTLITPEVAKRLREVGVVYVGVSLDSASADFHDKFRGVGGSFAAALAGIKNAIAAGLDVGLRFVVTAKNIHEVGSYVDFAASLGVRRVTFYHLSAAGRAQKLAEDWWYTPRQYQEFIETLIAKARQYAGRLEIETTLAPYDGIYIALTVGGGDAKYLEFVESTGGCGRKIISIYPNGDVYPCQFIDFYKLGNVREKRLREILTPERLALFVETDKYLRGPRCSACPYKKFCKGGDRARAYYMSGDMFGDDPLCPIPALFGNEAGGRN; this is encoded by the coding sequence GTGATTCCAATCAGCGTCATGGTAACGGGGGTGGGCACTACTTCTTTTAGAGTTAAGGGGAGGTTTGGAGTGGATAGGCCGAGCGATTTCTCAGCCCCGTTTAGGCCTATCGTGAGCTGGAACATAACTAGGCGGTGCAACCTCAAGTGCATACACTGCTACATCGACGCTGGCCCAGCTGAGGCGGGGGAGCTAAGCACGAGGGAGGCCCTCGACGTGGTCGACCAAATGGCCGAGGTGGGGGTCCCCCTGATCCTCTTCACGGGGGGTGAGCCCTTGACGAGGCCGGACTTTTTCGAGATTGCTGGGTACGCGAGGGAGAGGGGGATTAGGCTGGTGCTGTCTACAAACGGTACACTGATAACTCCAGAGGTCGCGAAGAGGCTTAGGGAGGTTGGGGTGGTCTACGTGGGGGTGAGCCTCGACTCTGCGTCTGCTGACTTCCACGACAAGTTTCGGGGGGTAGGGGGTAGCTTCGCCGCGGCTCTGGCGGGCATTAAAAACGCAATCGCGGCGGGACTCGACGTGGGGCTCCGCTTCGTCGTCACAGCGAAGAACATTCACGAGGTGGGTAGCTACGTGGATTTTGCCGCCTCTCTGGGGGTGAGGCGCGTCACCTTCTACCACCTATCTGCGGCGGGCCGGGCGCAGAAGCTGGCAGAGGACTGGTGGTACACCCCCCGGCAGTACCAGGAGTTTATAGAGACTCTCATCGCCAAGGCTAGGCAGTACGCCGGGAGGCTTGAAATCGAGACGACCCTCGCGCCTTACGACGGGATCTACATAGCGCTCACCGTGGGTGGGGGCGACGCGAAATACCTAGAGTTTGTGGAGTCCACCGGTGGGTGCGGCCGCAAGATCATATCTATATATCCAAACGGCGACGTCTACCCGTGCCAGTTTATAGACTTCTACAAGCTGGGCAACGTGCGGGAGAAGAGGCTGAGGGAGATACTGACCCCGGAGAGGCTGGCCCTCTTCGTCGAGACTGATAAATACCTGAGGGGGCCTAGGTGCTCCGCCTGTCCGTATAAGAAGTTCTGCAAAGGCGGGGACAGGGCTAGGGCCTACTACATGTCCGGCGACATGTTCGGCGACGACCCCCTCTGCCCCATCCCGGCGTTGTTCGGCAATGAGGCTGGTGGTCGCAACTAG
- the hemC gene encoding hydroxymethylbilane synthase, protein MRLVVATRGSRLSLLQTEELLSRIKAVEPDVQFDIKIVKTTGDLVQDKPLYKIGVKGIFEKEVNMAVLRGEAHFAVHSLKDLPSELAPGLVLAGFSKRAPPYDALVSATGYDLESLPRGAVVGTSSVRRAEFLKAARPDVEVVPLRGNVDTRVKKILEGRYDAAVMAAAGIVRLYGDSPPVKIYPLRPEVMPPPPGQGIVVAVAREDEGWLVDLLDKASDPVAKAEALAEREFLRAVGAGCHTAVGGLARLLPAGSIEFTAGYADGGRARVVKIYGDDPVEVGRRAAALVNAFRR, encoded by the coding sequence ATGAGGCTGGTGGTCGCAACTAGAGGGTCGAGGCTCAGCCTGCTACAGACAGAGGAGCTCCTCTCAAGGATAAAGGCGGTGGAGCCCGACGTACAGTTCGACATCAAGATTGTAAAGACGACGGGGGACTTGGTGCAGGACAAGCCTCTCTACAAAATTGGGGTCAAGGGGATTTTTGAAAAAGAGGTGAATATGGCGGTGCTGAGGGGTGAGGCACACTTCGCCGTCCACAGCCTTAAAGATCTCCCGTCTGAGCTGGCCCCCGGTCTCGTCTTGGCGGGCTTCTCCAAGAGGGCCCCTCCCTACGACGCGCTGGTGAGCGCCACGGGCTACGACTTGGAGAGTCTGCCTAGGGGGGCGGTGGTGGGGACGTCGAGCGTGCGGCGTGCGGAGTTTCTAAAGGCGGCTAGGCCAGACGTCGAGGTGGTGCCTCTTAGAGGCAACGTAGATACCCGCGTAAAGAAGATCCTGGAGGGGCGCTACGACGCCGCCGTCATGGCCGCGGCCGGCATAGTGAGGCTCTACGGCGACTCGCCCCCTGTAAAGATATATCCACTGCGCCCCGAGGTTATGCCGCCCCCGCCCGGCCAGGGCATCGTAGTAGCCGTCGCGAGGGAAGACGAGGGGTGGCTGGTGGACCTCCTCGACAAGGCAAGCGACCCAGTTGCCAAGGCGGAGGCTCTTGCCGAGAGGGAGTTCCTCCGGGCCGTGGGCGCCGGTTGCCACACGGCGGTGGGTGGCTTGGCGCGGCTTCTCCCAGCCGGCTCTATTGAGTTCACCGCGGGGTACGCAGATGGGGGGAGGGCGCGTGTGGTGAAGATCTATGGGGACGACCCTGTGGAGGTGGGGAGGAGGGCGGCGGCGCTTGTAAACGCCTTTAGGCGCTAG
- a CDS encoding Lrp/AsnC family transcriptional regulator gives MDSRVVDLLMEVQYNFPLVERPYAEVGRRLGAEEEWVIARLREAVLEGVLKRIGAILNYRSRGLTAALVGMAVPDGLIEEVAAEVNRDPYVSHNFQRDYKPYNLWFVTKAGSANELEAKVAGIAKRYGVDYIVLYSLRSYKVDVRFDLRRGISWTRGYVMPENPPSISELGIPHAFFSKIKSLPLTPEPFREAAAVVGRSVPETLALIRELIGRGVLRDMHGTLDGERVGFRENAMVVLRRGDVCEAVANLPISTHVVLRNTVPGRWEYPCYFMVHGVSRDVIESYVKDAMKRLGVEDYRLLYSVRDFLGGREMARRVEKVAEEG, from the coding sequence ATGGATTCGAGAGTGGTCGACCTCCTCATGGAGGTGCAATACAATTTTCCACTTGTGGAGAGGCCATACGCCGAGGTGGGGCGGAGACTCGGCGCCGAGGAGGAGTGGGTAATAGCAAGGCTAAGGGAGGCGGTTCTAGAAGGGGTTTTGAAGAGGATCGGCGCCATACTGAACTACAGGTCGAGAGGTCTAACGGCGGCGCTGGTAGGCATGGCCGTGCCCGACGGCTTGATAGAAGAGGTAGCCGCCGAGGTGAACAGAGACCCCTACGTAAGCCACAACTTCCAGAGAGACTACAAGCCATACAACCTATGGTTCGTGACAAAGGCCGGGAGCGCCAACGAGCTGGAGGCCAAGGTGGCCGGCATCGCCAAGAGGTACGGCGTGGACTACATAGTGCTTTACTCGCTGAGGAGCTACAAGGTAGATGTCCGTTTCGACTTGAGGAGGGGCATCTCCTGGACCAGGGGCTACGTAATGCCGGAAAACCCGCCATCTATAAGCGAGTTAGGGATACCCCACGCCTTTTTCAGCAAGATTAAGTCCCTGCCCCTCACCCCCGAGCCTTTTAGAGAAGCCGCCGCGGTGGTGGGGAGAAGCGTGCCGGAAACCCTCGCCCTAATCAGAGAGCTGATTGGGAGGGGCGTCTTGAGGGATATGCACGGTACGCTGGACGGGGAGAGGGTCGGCTTTAGGGAAAACGCCATGGTTGTCCTCAGAAGGGGCGACGTCTGCGAGGCTGTGGCTAACCTGCCCATCTCCACACACGTGGTGCTCCGCAACACCGTGCCCGGCAGGTGGGAGTACCCCTGCTACTTCATGGTGCACGGCGTGTCTCGGGACGTCATTGAGAGCTATGTAAAAGACGCCATGAAGAGGCTCGGCGTGGAGGACTACAGACTGCTGTACAGCGTCAGAGACTTCCTCGGCGGCCGCGAAATGGCGAGGAGGGTGGAGAAAGTCGCTGAGGAGGGCTAG
- the hemB gene encoding porphobilinogen synthase, which produces MKFPLARPRRLRASKIIRDAIAETWLDPGDFIYPIFVKPAGGREPIPSMPGQYRWPVGEELVRHVEESLSLGVNKVILFGVVPDEVKDAVGSPGYDPHGVVSRAIRLLKETFGDRLLVFADVCLCEYTDHGHCGVVRQKGGRWYVDNDETVKLYAREAVVYADAGADFVAPSGMMDGQVAEIRKALDAHGFHEVGIMAYSAKYASAFYGPFRVAAASAPKFGDRRTYQMDPRNAYEALKEVSMDLEEGADIVMVKPALAYLDVIRLVKTHYPWAPLAAYNVSGEYSMVKAAASQGYIDERIVTLEILTAIKRAGADVILTYHALDAARWLREGTPF; this is translated from the coding sequence ATGAAGTTTCCGCTGGCTAGGCCCAGGAGGCTTAGGGCGAGCAAGATTATACGCGACGCAATCGCCGAGACTTGGCTCGATCCCGGAGACTTTATCTACCCCATATTTGTAAAGCCGGCGGGGGGGAGGGAGCCGATACCCTCGATGCCGGGTCAGTACCGCTGGCCTGTGGGGGAGGAGCTGGTTAGACACGTAGAGGAGTCTCTCTCCCTGGGGGTCAACAAGGTTATCCTCTTCGGCGTGGTGCCAGACGAGGTGAAGGACGCGGTGGGCTCGCCGGGGTACGACCCACACGGCGTCGTGTCGAGGGCCATACGCCTCCTCAAAGAGACCTTCGGGGATAGGCTTCTGGTGTTTGCCGACGTGTGCCTCTGCGAATACACGGACCACGGCCACTGCGGCGTGGTTAGGCAGAAGGGGGGGAGGTGGTATGTGGACAACGACGAGACGGTGAAGCTCTACGCCAGGGAGGCCGTTGTGTACGCAGACGCAGGCGCGGACTTCGTGGCGCCCAGCGGCATGATGGACGGCCAGGTGGCGGAGATTAGAAAGGCGCTGGACGCCCACGGCTTCCACGAAGTAGGGATCATGGCCTACAGCGCGAAGTACGCCTCGGCCTTCTACGGGCCGTTTAGAGTCGCCGCGGCCTCGGCGCCGAAATTCGGCGACAGGAGGACATACCAGATGGACCCGCGAAACGCCTACGAAGCGCTGAAAGAGGTGTCTATGGACCTCGAAGAGGGGGCCGACATAGTGATGGTGAAGCCGGCCCTCGCCTACCTCGACGTCATTAGGCTGGTAAAGACGCACTACCCCTGGGCCCCACTCGCCGCGTACAACGTATCCGGGGAGTACTCAATGGTGAAGGCCGCCGCCTCCCAAGGCTACATTGACGAGAGGATCGTCACCCTTGAGATCCTCACCGCAATCAAGAGGGCAGGCGCCGACGTGATACTGACGTACCACGCCCTCGACGCGGCGAGGTGGCTCAGAGAAGGAACACCATTTTAA
- a CDS encoding precorrin-2 dehydrogenase/sirohydrochlorin ferrochelatase family protein, which translates to MKIPLWIEASRLRVLVFGGGSVGTRRAKFFASAGASVRVLTREATPELREAGVEIKLVDLYHYDPAEDVEWADVVVIAVNDPALAERLFKIAEAAGKLVNDATDASRTHVVVPYERAVSGLRVAVTSEGAAGAPARLSLDIIENCLKKSWIPAFYEVYRELKKEAKEAIGDVKTRLKFYQTLSEDAEFLDYVKNGRIQEALARGRRIMGDLLSAGRQPSP; encoded by the coding sequence GTGAAAATTCCACTCTGGATTGAGGCGTCTAGGCTAAGGGTGTTGGTATTCGGCGGCGGCTCTGTGGGGACGCGTAGGGCCAAGTTCTTCGCCTCCGCCGGCGCGTCGGTGAGGGTGTTGACTAGAGAAGCCACGCCGGAGCTGAGGGAGGCCGGCGTCGAGATTAAGCTGGTGGATCTCTACCATTACGATCCTGCGGAGGACGTGGAGTGGGCCGACGTTGTCGTAATCGCGGTGAACGACCCCGCGCTGGCTGAGAGGCTCTTTAAGATTGCGGAGGCCGCCGGGAAGCTCGTGAATGACGCCACAGACGCCTCGAGGACCCACGTCGTGGTGCCGTATGAAAGAGCCGTGAGCGGGCTTAGGGTGGCTGTGACAAGCGAGGGCGCCGCCGGGGCGCCGGCGCGGCTATCCCTAGACATAATTGAGAACTGTCTGAAAAAAAGCTGGATACCGGCGTTTTACGAGGTATACAGAGAGCTGAAAAAAGAGGCGAAGGAGGCCATAGGCGACGTAAAGACGCGGCTTAAATTCTACCAGACGCTTAGCGAAGACGCCGAGTTCCTCGACTATGTTAAAAACGGGCGGATACAAGAGGCGCTTGCCAGAGGGAGGCGGATCATGGGGGATCTGCTCTCGGCAGGTAGACAGCCCAGCCCGTAG